TACGGTTGCCAGTCGGCATGAGCCAGTGTCCGAGTGCGAGGACAACTCACCGAGTGGAGTAGATCGTATCAGATTTAACGGTTTGGCCGAGGTAGGTTTGTGAACTTGCTGATGCGGATAGCTTTGGTCGGTTTTGCGGATTTTAACTTGGAACCAACAAATGTGATTTCTGAAGTGAGCAAAAAAGATCCCGCCGGAGGTCGCTACAGCGTCGCCCATTCACTGTAGATACCAACCGGCGGGACACTGGAATAATACCCCGGGCTTCCCCCGCGAGCAACTAATCGTGTCAGTTTTTTCTGCGTGGATATCCGACACTGTCGGCTATTCGGACAAGTGGGGCTAGTCTCACGGACTAGTTGAGTCTCGGTCTCGGGTCGAACAAGGAGGGTTTTTGGGACTATTCCACGAGCGAATTGCTGTTCTCTCAAAGCCTTCATCCGGTCTACACTCAGACACAATCTGGCGCAGCTATGACAATAGTTAAAGTAGCGCCCGCCGTGCCGTTGGAGGCTTCCGTGCTCGACGCCGTTGTCATCTCCGACATCCACCTCGGTAGCCCGAACTGTCAAGCGAAGTACCTCGTTCACTTCCTTGCCGAAGTGCGCCGCGGGGAACTGCGGGCGAAACAACTGATCCTCAACGGCGACGTGTTCGACTCGATCGACTTCCGCCGGCTCAAGAAGCACCACTGGAAGATCCTCTCCGAGATCCGCAAGCTCGCGGACCACATGGAGATCACCTGGATCAACGGGAACCACGACGGCTCGTCGGAAGTCATTTCGCACCTGCTCGGGGTGCGGTGTGCGGACGAGATTGTGGTCGAAAGCGGGAACCGGAGGCTGCTGTTTCTGCACGGGCACCGGTTCGACGAGTTCATCTCGCGCTACCCGTTCATCACCTGGGTCGCGGACCGAATTTACAACTTCCTCCAGCGCGTCGATAAGTCGCATTCGTTTGCGAAGTTCGCGAAGCACCGGAGCAAGACCTTCCTCCGCTGCGCCCAGAAGATCGAGCAAGACGCGATGCAGTACGCGGCCAAGTTGGGCTGCGACGCCGTGTGTTGCGGGCACACGCACCTGCCGGTCGCGAACACTAGCGGGGCCGTTCACTACTTCAACAGCGGGTGCTGGACCGAGAAGCCGTGTCACTACCTCACGGTCCAGGACGGTGCGGTGACCGTTTGCTCCTACACCGAGGAAGTCCCCGACGAACTCCTCAACGCGGGCGAACTGGTCGATCACCCGGTCACGGTTTCGCTCTCTTCGGTTGCCTGAACCGGGCGTGAGGCGGGTTCGGAATCGCCTGCGATCGGTTTCGTGGGGTCGATCAGAAGCCAAAGTCCGACCCCGAGGAAGTAGACGACCCCGTACATCGTGAAGCAAATTAGAATGCCCTGCGTGCCGGGGTATTTCTTCATCAGCAAGCCGGTGATGAGGAGCGTCGAAACCGCACCGACCAAATTCCCGAACATATTCATCGCGCCGGACACGGTGGCCGCGTAGTCGCGCCCGATATCCTGGCACACGGCCCATGCGGGCGCCATGATGAGGTCGTTCATGAACCCCATCAGCACGAGGAAGAACGCGAACAGGAATAGATTGTCCGGGTCCGCGAGTTTCACCCCCGCGGCGGCGAAGTAGCACAACCCGGCTCCGCCGTAGCCGATCATGCCGAACAGTCTGCGTCCCCACTTGCGGTCACCGGTGCGTCGGATGTAACGGTCCGAGAGCGTCCCGCCCAACAAGCACCCGAACATTCCGATCAGCAAGGGGCACCCCGCGAGTAGAGCGAGGAGGATGCGCCCGTTCGGTTCTTCTGTCCACTTCTTGAACTCGGTCTGCAGTGTCCGAGGCAGGAAGTACATCAGGAAGTACCAGCAGAAGTTTGTCACAACGTACATGAAGCAGATGGCCCACAAGTTCCGGGAGCGGACGAGCTTGCCCCACGGAACTTGAACCGGCCCTTTCGCCTCAATGCGCCCCACATCGATCTCGGCGCGCTCCGCTTCGTTTACCAGCGGGTGCTCGGACGGTTTGTTGCGGAAGACGAAGTAGAACACGAAGCACCAGACCGCCGCGACGCTCGCGAACAACCACATCGCACCGCGCCAACTCAACCCTGTGGTGACCCCGTCCGCGTCCGGTTTGTGGATACCGCCGATCTTCCAATCTGTGAGTACCACCCACACGAGCGGCGTGAGTCCGCCCATGAACCGGGCCGACATCCAGATAATGGACTTCGCGAACCCGCGGTCCGCAGCCGGGAACCAGTTGTAAAGCGCCTTCGCAATGTTCGGGAACGCTCCCGCTTCACCCACACCGAAGAAGAACTGGATCACGATGAGCGCGGTGAAGCCGAGGTACACGCCGCCGAGGTAACTGGTGCCGACGAAACCGGTTAGCCCGACGAACAGCGACCACCACAGCACAACGCGGAGTAGCGTGGAGCGCGGGCCGCGCGTGTCGCCGAGCCAGCCCGAAGGGATCTCGAACATCGCGTAGGCCAACTGGAACGCGATCAGCACCCAGAAGAAGTCCTCCTCGCCCACGCCGAGGTCTTCCATGATCGCTTTTTTCGCACTGCCGTTCGCCGCTCGGTCCATGTACGTAATCATGGCCAGCAGGCAGAGCAGGAAGAGTACCCAGTATCGTGTGCGTGTCGGTGCCTGATCGGGGACGGGAGCAGCGGTCATGTGGAGAACCAGCGGGAGAGCGGCGGGAAAGCGTCCTACTGTAGCCGACCCCGCGCGCGACGCGAAGGGAAAACTCCTTGCCCGTCGGTAGTTCGGTCCGGTAAGCTCGCTCCCGCGCGTCGGGTCGTGCCGGTTGAGTTAGCGGTTCCTGCGGCGCTACGTCGCGGACGGGTTGAAGTGCCGAGCAGTTCAGTTAGGGCCGGCCCCTGGGTCTAAACAGGTTCAGACCCGGGACGGCCGTGCGACAGGTAGAAAGTAGCTCCGGTGATGATCGCGCGCAAAATGACCCGGGCGCCACTCAATAAAGTGGCGCCCGGATTTGTTTGTGGCACGAAGCAACTACGGCTTCTTCGGCTCGGGCAACTGAGTGACGCCGACCTTCCCCTGCAACGTCGTCACGGAGAACGATTGCATGTCGGACTTGCAGTTCAGGTTGCCGCTCCAGATGGACATCTTCGTGTTCGCGGCGTCGACGATTTCGTAACTCTTGACGCCGGCCATGCTCTGGAACTCGCGGAACGATTCGCCCGCGAGCAGTTTGACCGGCTTCCCGCGAACCACTTTCCCGTTCACGGTGACCACTTCTTGAACGACGATCGCTTTATTCGTGTCGTTCTTGATCGTTACCCAACCGGCGTCCGCAGCGCTCGCGAACGTCGTCATCACGGCGAGAGACGCCGCAATGAATGCGAACAGTTTGGAGCAACGGGGGAACATGGGAAGCAGCCTTGCACCGTTCAGCGCGCGACGAGCTGACTGCCAGCATCGCCATTCTCCCCGAGTAACGCCGGTAGGTGCAAGACTTGCGCGGAAAATTTGCGAAAAATACTAATCGACGTAAATCACGCC
This region of Gemmata massiliana genomic DNA includes:
- a CDS encoding UDP-2,3-diacylglucosamine diphosphatase, whose product is MLDAVVISDIHLGSPNCQAKYLVHFLAEVRRGELRAKQLILNGDVFDSIDFRRLKKHHWKILSEIRKLADHMEITWINGNHDGSSEVISHLLGVRCADEIVVESGNRRLLFLHGHRFDEFISRYPFITWVADRIYNFLQRVDKSHSFAKFAKHRSKTFLRCAQKIEQDAMQYAAKLGCDAVCCGHTHLPVANTSGAVHYFNSGCWTEKPCHYLTVQDGAVTVCSYTEEVPDELLNAGELVDHPVTVSLSSVA
- a CDS encoding MFS transporter produces the protein MTAAPVPDQAPTRTRYWVLFLLCLLAMITYMDRAANGSAKKAIMEDLGVGEEDFFWVLIAFQLAYAMFEIPSGWLGDTRGPRSTLLRVVLWWSLFVGLTGFVGTSYLGGVYLGFTALIVIQFFFGVGEAGAFPNIAKALYNWFPAADRGFAKSIIWMSARFMGGLTPLVWVVLTDWKIGGIHKPDADGVTTGLSWRGAMWLFASVAAVWCFVFYFVFRNKPSEHPLVNEAERAEIDVGRIEAKGPVQVPWGKLVRSRNLWAICFMYVVTNFCWYFLMYFLPRTLQTEFKKWTEEPNGRILLALLAGCPLLIGMFGCLLGGTLSDRYIRRTGDRKWGRRLFGMIGYGGAGLCYFAAAGVKLADPDNLFLFAFFLVLMGFMNDLIMAPAWAVCQDIGRDYAATVSGAMNMFGNLVGAVSTLLITGLLMKKYPGTQGILICFTMYGVVYFLGVGLWLLIDPTKPIAGDSEPASRPVQATEESETVTG